A region from the Branchiostoma lanceolatum isolate klBraLanc5 chromosome 2, klBraLanc5.hap2, whole genome shotgun sequence genome encodes:
- the LOC136427986 gene encoding uncharacterized protein encodes MVLLVLYLWIVTQVYVVTTQMQDGEKIPYRCFGQAGSFGWSGDCACSSMLPWAMDNSIPQTNQQLVDQMQNIKARLDQLEAVTAQITSSESLKTGPAATDSRVNSRVDSRVDSTATTASAVQTTAGAATSSTVGSDVAISDGPQPSVIYTATPTQAVAALPIPRYYWDLSGKCNPQGSSQKQCNKSCRSKMVYANTGNRTGVTSGSLYLVANARSEARSTSNLPPCAIRTDRKRKDFIDFGSFRGTCPAQPELCQDGLSLAVWMKMKRKDNTYGDGQNPDLYFISTGGQTRSSRGFAVSAEWISMPSVAYRFALCTTVRDFDGVWFQCTHDVPDGTWFHFVFTWNKQTMLKVYIGGNLSGQTRGLLSGGSGKLWYSNLTLGRPNNLQNSHHASSAYSNLKIFERELSAVEVSALYNSER; translated from the exons ATGGTGTTGCTGGTCCTGTATTTGTGGATAGTAACTCAGGTCTACGTGGTGACAACACAGATGCAAGACGGAGAAAAGATTCCTTACCGTTGCTTCGGACAAGCAGGCAGCTTTGGATGGTCCGGGGATTGCGCTTGTAG CTCCATGTTGCCATGGGCCATGGACAACAGCATCCCCCAAACCAACCAGCAACTTGTGGACCAGATGCAGAACATCAAGGCCAGACTAGACCAGCTCGAGGCGGTGACAGCTCAGATCACCTCGTCAGAAAGCTTGAAGACCGGCCCTGCTGCTACTGACAGCCGGGTGAACAGCCGTGTGGACAGCCGTGTGGACAGCACTGCGACGACAGCTTCAGCAGTGCAGACGACAGCCGGGGCTGCTACGTCATCGACAGTGGGCAGCGATGTCGCCATCAGTGACGGCCCGCAGCCTTCAGTTATCTACACAGCAACGCCGACACAAG CCGTAGCAGCCCTCCCAATCCCTAGGTACTATTGGGACCTGTCAGGCAAATGTAATCCGCAAGGGTCGTCCCAGAAACAGTGTAACAAGTCCTGCCGGTCCAAGATGGTGTACGCTAACACCGGAAATAGAACCGGCGTCACTTCCGGCAGTCTCTACCTCGTTGCGAATGCCCGAAGTGAAGCCCGCTCGACTTCCAACCTCCCTCCATGTGCCATTAGGACAG ATAGAAAACGGAAGGATTTCATCGACTTCGGGAGTTTCCGTGGAACGTGCCCCGCCCAGCCCGAGCTGTGCCAAGATGGTCTCTCGCTGGCGGTTTGGATGAA GATGAAGAGGAAAGACAACACGTACGGAGACGGTCAGAACCCTGACCTGTACTTCATCAGTACCGGGGGACAGACCAGGTCCAGCCGGGGGTTCGCCGTGTCGGCAGAGTGGATCTCCATGCCTTCTGTTGCCTACAG GTTCGCCCTTTGCACAACAGTCCGGGACTTTGACGGTGTCTGGTTCCAGTGCACCCATGACGTGCCCGACGGTACCTGGTTTCACTTTGTGTTCACCTGGAACAAACAGACAATGCTCAAG GTTTACATCGGTGGGAATCTGAGTGGACAAACCAGAGGTCTTCTTTCCGGTGGATCCGGTAAACTCTGGTACAGCAACCTGACACTGGGGAGGCCAAACAACTTACAGAACAGCCACCACGCCTCTTCAGCCTACAGCAACCTAAAGATTTTTGAGCGAGAACTCAGTGCTGTGGAAGTATCCGCTTTATACAATAGCGAACGATGA